Proteins encoded by one window of Panicum virgatum strain AP13 chromosome 7N, P.virgatum_v5, whole genome shotgun sequence:
- the LOC120681182 gene encoding protein NRT1/ PTR FAMILY 4.6-like, translating into MDETFSPVAKPATVSTGLPSHAVLTVITNIVNIPILLNLVTYLHGTMHMGVSSSATTVTNFVGATCGFALIGAFLSDSYLTRSTTILLFGPLEFLGYGLLALQAYLPSLHPPSCNIKELTNCKEIHGWNAILLYLALYIIAFGEGCVRACLPSLGADQFDHDPTESHQQSSFFNWFTFGISFGGLVGLILIVWLQNYKGWGIGLGLCAILILLGLLVFAAGLPFYRNQVPGGSPLTRILQVLVVAFRNRRLELPEKLEEAQEISTGSGTIEVLSQTNNLKFLDKACINRGKDGAWSHCSAAKQGGLTNTRLGKIHISPATLFIIPIAFQTVMLAIYDRFVVPFLRKRTGYAGGVTHLQRINLGFVSMILASVIAAVVERKRKEAAAAQMSLFWLAP; encoded by the exons AtggatgagaccttcagcccagtggCGAAGCCTGCTACTGTGAGCACG ggattaCCCTCCCATGCAGTCCTGACAGTGATAACAAACATTGTGAATATCCCCATTCTTCTGAATTTGGTCACCTATCTACATGGAACAATGCATATGGGGGTGTCAAGCTCTGCAACTACGGTCACAAATTTTGTTGGTGCTACATGTGGTTTTGCTTTGATCGGAGCTTTTCTGTCAGACTCCTACCTCACTCGTTCTACAACTATACTTCTCTTTGGTCCACTGGAATTTCTG GGCTATGGATTGCTTGCGCTGCAAGCCTACCTTCCATCGCTCCACCCACCATCTTGCAATATTAAAGAACTAACTAACTGCAAAGAGATCCATGGCTGGAACGCTATCCTATTGTATTTAGCCTTGTATATCATTGCTTTTGGTGAAGGTTGTGTACGTGCATGCTTGCCTTCCCTCGGAGCAGACCAATTTGACCATGATCCCACTGAGTCCCACCAACAGTCCAGCTTCTTCAACTGGTTCACCTTCGGGATCTCCTTTGGAGGTTTAGTAGGATTGATTCTGATTGTGTGGCTACAGAATTACAAGGGCTGGGGCATTGGACTCGGCTTGTGTGCCATCCTAATTCTGCTTGGGCTGCTTGTGTTTGCTGCCGGTCTCCCTTTCTACCGCAACCAAGTACCTGGAGGAAGCCCTCTAACTCGAATACTGCAG GTTCTTGTGGTAGCATTCAGAAACAGGAGGCTGGAGCTTCCTGAGAAGCTGGAAGAAGCACAGGAAATTAGCACTGGGTCGGGCACAATTGAAGTACTCTCCCAAACAAATAACCTGAA ATTCCTCGACAAAGCCTGCATTAACCGTGGGAAAGATGGTGCCTGGTCGCATTGCAGTGCGGCGAAG CAAGGTGGCTTGACAAACACACGGCTTGGTAAGATCCACATCTCCCCGGCGACACTCTTCATCATCCCCATCGCATTCCAAACGGTGATGCTCGCCATCTACGACCGATTCGTTGTGCCATTCCTGCGGAAGCGGACCGGCTATGCCGGTGGCGTCACTCACCTGCAGCGCATCAACCTAGGCTTCGTCTCCATGATACTCGCTTCAGTTATCGCGGCGGTtgtcgagaggaagaggaaggaagcTGCAGCGGCACAGATGTCCCTG TTCTGGCTCGCGCCTTAG
- the LOC120681502 gene encoding protein NRT1/ PTR FAMILY 4.5-like isoform X1, giving the protein MAASNQEGEGKILKSTMSIIGFVDWRGNPISRGVHGGVRAAWFIYFLTVAANIVNVPNMLNMVTYLHGTMHMGVSSSATTVTNVLGATSGFALIGAFLSDSYITRSRTILFFGPLEFLGYGLLALQAYLPSLRPPACNIEAEASICKEVHGWNATQLYAALYISALGDGCMRACMPSLGADQFDHEDPSESHQQSSFFNWYTFGISFGGFIGLILIVWLQNDKGWDIGFCVCSILILLGLLVFALGLPFYRNQIPEGSPLTRILQVLVVAFRNRSVELPEKLEEAQERSTETYFIEVLPETKSLKFLDKACINRGKDGAWSLCSTTKVEETKIVLRVLPLFISSMIGYVSNPILFTFTVQQGGITNTRLGKICVSPATLFIIPTIFQMVMLPIYDQFLVPFLRKRTGYASGITHLQRVGIGFASIILASVIAAVVERKRKEAAVQISLFLLTPQFFLLGVSDVTSFPGLLEFFNSEAPRGMKSIAAALLWCVLGLSSLLATFLVQIVNRATRHGSRGGWLEATSLNNSRLDLFYWVVAVVGLLAFLNYLYWAKRKITNYLMGPGPPLTCPIQCDLLDDIFSWLDLLVISVVGVRYTWPYCLPCP; this is encoded by the exons ATG GCAGCCAGTAATCAAGAGGGAGAAGGCAAAATCTTGAAAAGTACCATGTCAATTATAGGCTTTGTGGACTGGAGAGGAAACCCAATCAGTAGAGGGGTGCATGGAGGAGTCAGAGCAGCATGGTTTATATACT TTCTGACAGTTGCGGCAAACATCGTAAATGTCCCAAATATGCTGAATATGGTCACCTATCTCCATGGAACAATGCATATGGGAGTTTCGAGCTCTGCAACTACGGTCACTAATGTCCTTGGTGCCACATCTGGGTTTGCTTTGATAGGGGCTTTCCTCTCTGATTCTTACATCACTCGTTCAAGAACTATACTTTTCTTTGGTCCATTGGAGTTTCTG GGCTATGGACTGCTTGCGCTGCAAGCCTACCTTCCTTCACTCCGTCCACCAGCTTGCAATATTGAAGCAGAAGCAAGTATCTGCAAAGAAGTCCATGGCTGGAATGCCACCCAGCTGTATGCAGCCTTGTATATCAGCGCACTTGGTGATGGTTGTATGCGTGCTTGCATGCCATCCCTCGGAGCAGATCAGTTTGACCATGAAGATCCCTCTGAGTCACACCAGCAATCCAGCTTCTTTAAttg gTACACCTTTGGGATCTCCTTTGGAGGTTTTATAGGGCTAATTCTCATCGTGTGGCTTCAAAACGATAAGGGGTGGGACATTGGATTCTGCGTGTGTTCCATCCTAATTCTGCTTGGGTTGCTTGTGTTTGCTCTTGGTCTCCCTTTCTACCGCAACCAAATACCTGAAGGAAGCCCTCTAACTCGAATA CTCCAGGTTCTTGTGGTCGCATTCAGAAACAGGAGCGTTGAGCTTCCAGAGAAACTGGAAGAGGCGCAAGAAAGGAGTACCGAGACATACTTTATTGAAGTACTCCCTGAAACAAAGAGCTTGAA ATTTCTGGACAAAGCCTGCATCAACCGTGGGAAAGATGGAGCCTGGTCACTTTGCAGTACTACGAAGGTGGAGGAGACTAAGATTGTGCTCCGTGTGCTTCCTCTGTTCATCAGCTCAATGATTGGATACGTATCAAACCCTATCCTCTTCACATTCACCGTGCAGCAAGGTGGCATCACAAACACAAGGCTGGGCAAGATTTGTGTTTCCCCCGCTACACTTTTCATCATCCCCACCATATTCCAGATGGTAATGCTTCCCATCTATGATCAGTTCCTTGTGCCGTTCTTGCGCAAGCGCACAGGATATGCCAGTGGCATCACTCATTTGCAGCGTGTCGGCATAGGCTTCGCCTCCATCATACTTGCGTCAGTCATCGCCGCAGTTGTTGAGAGGAAGAGAAAGGAAGCTGCAGTGCAGATATCCCTGTTTTTGCTCACGCCTCAGTTTTTCTTGCTGGGTGTGTCAGACGTGACATCGTTTCCTGGGCTTCTTGAGTTCTTCAACAGCGAGGCACCGCGAGGCATGAAGTCAATCGCAGCTGCCTTGCTCTGGTGTGTCCTAGGGCTCTCGTCATTGCTAGCCACTTTCCTGGTGCAAATAGTGAATAGGGCCACAAGGCATGGGAGCCGTGGAGGGTGGctggaggctacaagcttgaaCAACAGCCGTCTTGATCTGTTCTATTGGGTTGTGGCTGTTGTCGGATTGCTTGCCTTCTTGAACTACCTGTACTGGGCCAAGAG GAAGATCACAAACTATCTCATGGGTCCTGGCCCACCTTTAACATGTCCAATTCAGTGTGACCTGTTGGATGATATCTTTTCATGGTTGGATCTGTTAGTTATATCAGTAGTAGGTGTTAGGTACACCTGGCCATACTGCCTACCGTGTCCATAG
- the LOC120681502 gene encoding protein NRT1/ PTR FAMILY 4.5-like isoform X2, whose amino-acid sequence MSIIGFVDWRGNPISRGVHGGVRAAWFIYFLTVAANIVNVPNMLNMVTYLHGTMHMGVSSSATTVTNVLGATSGFALIGAFLSDSYITRSRTILFFGPLEFLGYGLLALQAYLPSLRPPACNIEAEASICKEVHGWNATQLYAALYISALGDGCMRACMPSLGADQFDHEDPSESHQQSSFFNWYTFGISFGGFIGLILIVWLQNDKGWDIGFCVCSILILLGLLVFALGLPFYRNQIPEGSPLTRILQVLVVAFRNRSVELPEKLEEAQERSTETYFIEVLPETKSLKFLDKACINRGKDGAWSLCSTTKVEETKIVLRVLPLFISSMIGYVSNPILFTFTVQQGGITNTRLGKICVSPATLFIIPTIFQMVMLPIYDQFLVPFLRKRTGYASGITHLQRVGIGFASIILASVIAAVVERKRKEAAVQISLFLLTPQFFLLGVSDVTSFPGLLEFFNSEAPRGMKSIAAALLWCVLGLSSLLATFLVQIVNRATRHGSRGGWLEATSLNNSRLDLFYWVVAVVGLLAFLNYLYWAKRKITNYLMGPGPPLTCPIQCDLLDDIFSWLDLLVISVVGVRYTWPYCLPCP is encoded by the exons ATGTCAATTATAGGCTTTGTGGACTGGAGAGGAAACCCAATCAGTAGAGGGGTGCATGGAGGAGTCAGAGCAGCATGGTTTATATACT TTCTGACAGTTGCGGCAAACATCGTAAATGTCCCAAATATGCTGAATATGGTCACCTATCTCCATGGAACAATGCATATGGGAGTTTCGAGCTCTGCAACTACGGTCACTAATGTCCTTGGTGCCACATCTGGGTTTGCTTTGATAGGGGCTTTCCTCTCTGATTCTTACATCACTCGTTCAAGAACTATACTTTTCTTTGGTCCATTGGAGTTTCTG GGCTATGGACTGCTTGCGCTGCAAGCCTACCTTCCTTCACTCCGTCCACCAGCTTGCAATATTGAAGCAGAAGCAAGTATCTGCAAAGAAGTCCATGGCTGGAATGCCACCCAGCTGTATGCAGCCTTGTATATCAGCGCACTTGGTGATGGTTGTATGCGTGCTTGCATGCCATCCCTCGGAGCAGATCAGTTTGACCATGAAGATCCCTCTGAGTCACACCAGCAATCCAGCTTCTTTAAttg gTACACCTTTGGGATCTCCTTTGGAGGTTTTATAGGGCTAATTCTCATCGTGTGGCTTCAAAACGATAAGGGGTGGGACATTGGATTCTGCGTGTGTTCCATCCTAATTCTGCTTGGGTTGCTTGTGTTTGCTCTTGGTCTCCCTTTCTACCGCAACCAAATACCTGAAGGAAGCCCTCTAACTCGAATA CTCCAGGTTCTTGTGGTCGCATTCAGAAACAGGAGCGTTGAGCTTCCAGAGAAACTGGAAGAGGCGCAAGAAAGGAGTACCGAGACATACTTTATTGAAGTACTCCCTGAAACAAAGAGCTTGAA ATTTCTGGACAAAGCCTGCATCAACCGTGGGAAAGATGGAGCCTGGTCACTTTGCAGTACTACGAAGGTGGAGGAGACTAAGATTGTGCTCCGTGTGCTTCCTCTGTTCATCAGCTCAATGATTGGATACGTATCAAACCCTATCCTCTTCACATTCACCGTGCAGCAAGGTGGCATCACAAACACAAGGCTGGGCAAGATTTGTGTTTCCCCCGCTACACTTTTCATCATCCCCACCATATTCCAGATGGTAATGCTTCCCATCTATGATCAGTTCCTTGTGCCGTTCTTGCGCAAGCGCACAGGATATGCCAGTGGCATCACTCATTTGCAGCGTGTCGGCATAGGCTTCGCCTCCATCATACTTGCGTCAGTCATCGCCGCAGTTGTTGAGAGGAAGAGAAAGGAAGCTGCAGTGCAGATATCCCTGTTTTTGCTCACGCCTCAGTTTTTCTTGCTGGGTGTGTCAGACGTGACATCGTTTCCTGGGCTTCTTGAGTTCTTCAACAGCGAGGCACCGCGAGGCATGAAGTCAATCGCAGCTGCCTTGCTCTGGTGTGTCCTAGGGCTCTCGTCATTGCTAGCCACTTTCCTGGTGCAAATAGTGAATAGGGCCACAAGGCATGGGAGCCGTGGAGGGTGGctggaggctacaagcttgaaCAACAGCCGTCTTGATCTGTTCTATTGGGTTGTGGCTGTTGTCGGATTGCTTGCCTTCTTGAACTACCTGTACTGGGCCAAGAG GAAGATCACAAACTATCTCATGGGTCCTGGCCCACCTTTAACATGTCCAATTCAGTGTGACCTGTTGGATGATATCTTTTCATGGTTGGATCTGTTAGTTATATCAGTAGTAGGTGTTAGGTACACCTGGCCATACTGCCTACCGTGTCCATAG
- the LOC120681502 gene encoding protein NRT1/ PTR FAMILY 4.5-like isoform X3, giving the protein MAASNQEGEGKILKSTMSIIGFVDWRGNPISRGVHGGVRAAWFIYFLTVAANIVNVPNMLNMVTYLHGTMHMGVSSSATTVTNVLGATSGFALIGAFLSDSYITRSRTILFFGPLEFLGYGLLALQAYLPSLRPPACNIEAEASICKEVHGWNATQLYAALYISALGDGCMRACMPSLGADQFDHEDPSESHQQSSFFNWYTFGISFGGFIGLILIVWLQNDKGWDIGFCVCSILILLGLLVFALGLPFYRNQIPEGSPLTRILQVLVVAFRNRSVELPEKLEEAQERSTETYFIEVLPETKSLKFLDKACINRGKDGAWSLCSTTKVEETKIVLRVLPLFISSMIGYVSNPILFTFTVQQGGITNTRLGKICVSPATLFIIPTIFQMVMLPIYDQFLVPFLRKRTGYASGITHLQRVGIGFASIILASVIAAVVERKRKEAAVQISLFLLTPQFFLLGVSDVTSFPGLLEFFNSEAPRGMKSIAAALLWCVLGLSSLLATFLVQIVNRATRHGSRGGWLEATSLNNSRLDLFYWVVAVVGLLAFLNYLYWAKRYVYRHDPRVVTNQPSVDQDSL; this is encoded by the exons ATG GCAGCCAGTAATCAAGAGGGAGAAGGCAAAATCTTGAAAAGTACCATGTCAATTATAGGCTTTGTGGACTGGAGAGGAAACCCAATCAGTAGAGGGGTGCATGGAGGAGTCAGAGCAGCATGGTTTATATACT TTCTGACAGTTGCGGCAAACATCGTAAATGTCCCAAATATGCTGAATATGGTCACCTATCTCCATGGAACAATGCATATGGGAGTTTCGAGCTCTGCAACTACGGTCACTAATGTCCTTGGTGCCACATCTGGGTTTGCTTTGATAGGGGCTTTCCTCTCTGATTCTTACATCACTCGTTCAAGAACTATACTTTTCTTTGGTCCATTGGAGTTTCTG GGCTATGGACTGCTTGCGCTGCAAGCCTACCTTCCTTCACTCCGTCCACCAGCTTGCAATATTGAAGCAGAAGCAAGTATCTGCAAAGAAGTCCATGGCTGGAATGCCACCCAGCTGTATGCAGCCTTGTATATCAGCGCACTTGGTGATGGTTGTATGCGTGCTTGCATGCCATCCCTCGGAGCAGATCAGTTTGACCATGAAGATCCCTCTGAGTCACACCAGCAATCCAGCTTCTTTAAttg gTACACCTTTGGGATCTCCTTTGGAGGTTTTATAGGGCTAATTCTCATCGTGTGGCTTCAAAACGATAAGGGGTGGGACATTGGATTCTGCGTGTGTTCCATCCTAATTCTGCTTGGGTTGCTTGTGTTTGCTCTTGGTCTCCCTTTCTACCGCAACCAAATACCTGAAGGAAGCCCTCTAACTCGAATA CTCCAGGTTCTTGTGGTCGCATTCAGAAACAGGAGCGTTGAGCTTCCAGAGAAACTGGAAGAGGCGCAAGAAAGGAGTACCGAGACATACTTTATTGAAGTACTCCCTGAAACAAAGAGCTTGAA ATTTCTGGACAAAGCCTGCATCAACCGTGGGAAAGATGGAGCCTGGTCACTTTGCAGTACTACGAAGGTGGAGGAGACTAAGATTGTGCTCCGTGTGCTTCCTCTGTTCATCAGCTCAATGATTGGATACGTATCAAACCCTATCCTCTTCACATTCACCGTGCAGCAAGGTGGCATCACAAACACAAGGCTGGGCAAGATTTGTGTTTCCCCCGCTACACTTTTCATCATCCCCACCATATTCCAGATGGTAATGCTTCCCATCTATGATCAGTTCCTTGTGCCGTTCTTGCGCAAGCGCACAGGATATGCCAGTGGCATCACTCATTTGCAGCGTGTCGGCATAGGCTTCGCCTCCATCATACTTGCGTCAGTCATCGCCGCAGTTGTTGAGAGGAAGAGAAAGGAAGCTGCAGTGCAGATATCCCTGTTTTTGCTCACGCCTCAGTTTTTCTTGCTGGGTGTGTCAGACGTGACATCGTTTCCTGGGCTTCTTGAGTTCTTCAACAGCGAGGCACCGCGAGGCATGAAGTCAATCGCAGCTGCCTTGCTCTGGTGTGTCCTAGGGCTCTCGTCATTGCTAGCCACTTTCCTGGTGCAAATAGTGAATAGGGCCACAAGGCATGGGAGCCGTGGAGGGTGGctggaggctacaagcttgaaCAACAGCCGTCTTGATCTGTTCTATTGGGTTGTGGCTGTTGTCGGATTGCTTGCCTTCTTGAACTACCTGTACTGGGCCAAGAGGTATGTCTACCGGCACGATCCACGCGTTGTCACTAATCAACCATCAGTCGATCAGGATTCACTTTAA
- the LOC120681502 gene encoding protein NRT1/ PTR FAMILY 4.3-like isoform X4, with protein sequence MLNMVTYLHGTMHMGVSSSATTVTNVLGATSGFALIGAFLSDSYITRSRTILFFGPLEFLGYGLLALQAYLPSLRPPACNIEAEASICKEVHGWNATQLYAALYISALGDGCMRACMPSLGADQFDHEDPSESHQQSSFFNWYTFGISFGGFIGLILIVWLQNDKGWDIGFCVCSILILLGLLVFALGLPFYRNQIPEGSPLTRILQVLVVAFRNRSVELPEKLEEAQERSTETYFIEVLPETKSLKFLDKACINRGKDGAWSLCSTTKVEETKIVLRVLPLFISSMIGYVSNPILFTFTVQQGGITNTRLGKICVSPATLFIIPTIFQMVMLPIYDQFLVPFLRKRTGYASGITHLQRVGIGFASIILASVIAAVVERKRKEAAVQISLFLLTPQFFLLGVSDVTSFPGLLEFFNSEAPRGMKSIAAALLWCVLGLSSLLATFLVQIVNRATRHGSRGGWLEATSLNNSRLDLFYWVVAVVGLLAFLNYLYWAKRKITNYLMGPGPPLTCPIQCDLLDDIFSWLDLLVISVVGVRYTWPYCLPCP encoded by the exons ATGCTGAATATGGTCACCTATCTCCATGGAACAATGCATATGGGAGTTTCGAGCTCTGCAACTACGGTCACTAATGTCCTTGGTGCCACATCTGGGTTTGCTTTGATAGGGGCTTTCCTCTCTGATTCTTACATCACTCGTTCAAGAACTATACTTTTCTTTGGTCCATTGGAGTTTCTG GGCTATGGACTGCTTGCGCTGCAAGCCTACCTTCCTTCACTCCGTCCACCAGCTTGCAATATTGAAGCAGAAGCAAGTATCTGCAAAGAAGTCCATGGCTGGAATGCCACCCAGCTGTATGCAGCCTTGTATATCAGCGCACTTGGTGATGGTTGTATGCGTGCTTGCATGCCATCCCTCGGAGCAGATCAGTTTGACCATGAAGATCCCTCTGAGTCACACCAGCAATCCAGCTTCTTTAAttg gTACACCTTTGGGATCTCCTTTGGAGGTTTTATAGGGCTAATTCTCATCGTGTGGCTTCAAAACGATAAGGGGTGGGACATTGGATTCTGCGTGTGTTCCATCCTAATTCTGCTTGGGTTGCTTGTGTTTGCTCTTGGTCTCCCTTTCTACCGCAACCAAATACCTGAAGGAAGCCCTCTAACTCGAATA CTCCAGGTTCTTGTGGTCGCATTCAGAAACAGGAGCGTTGAGCTTCCAGAGAAACTGGAAGAGGCGCAAGAAAGGAGTACCGAGACATACTTTATTGAAGTACTCCCTGAAACAAAGAGCTTGAA ATTTCTGGACAAAGCCTGCATCAACCGTGGGAAAGATGGAGCCTGGTCACTTTGCAGTACTACGAAGGTGGAGGAGACTAAGATTGTGCTCCGTGTGCTTCCTCTGTTCATCAGCTCAATGATTGGATACGTATCAAACCCTATCCTCTTCACATTCACCGTGCAGCAAGGTGGCATCACAAACACAAGGCTGGGCAAGATTTGTGTTTCCCCCGCTACACTTTTCATCATCCCCACCATATTCCAGATGGTAATGCTTCCCATCTATGATCAGTTCCTTGTGCCGTTCTTGCGCAAGCGCACAGGATATGCCAGTGGCATCACTCATTTGCAGCGTGTCGGCATAGGCTTCGCCTCCATCATACTTGCGTCAGTCATCGCCGCAGTTGTTGAGAGGAAGAGAAAGGAAGCTGCAGTGCAGATATCCCTGTTTTTGCTCACGCCTCAGTTTTTCTTGCTGGGTGTGTCAGACGTGACATCGTTTCCTGGGCTTCTTGAGTTCTTCAACAGCGAGGCACCGCGAGGCATGAAGTCAATCGCAGCTGCCTTGCTCTGGTGTGTCCTAGGGCTCTCGTCATTGCTAGCCACTTTCCTGGTGCAAATAGTGAATAGGGCCACAAGGCATGGGAGCCGTGGAGGGTGGctggaggctacaagcttgaaCAACAGCCGTCTTGATCTGTTCTATTGGGTTGTGGCTGTTGTCGGATTGCTTGCCTTCTTGAACTACCTGTACTGGGCCAAGAG GAAGATCACAAACTATCTCATGGGTCCTGGCCCACCTTTAACATGTCCAATTCAGTGTGACCTGTTGGATGATATCTTTTCATGGTTGGATCTGTTAGTTATATCAGTAGTAGGTGTTAGGTACACCTGGCCATACTGCCTACCGTGTCCATAG